CATTGCTTACGCATACTGTAGAGGTAGTTAGTGAAGGAAATGGAGGTGTTAGTGAATTAGGGCAAGTTTGGGTTTTGGAGGATCGGGACTTGACACTCACATTTACTCCAGATCCATTTGCCTACTTAGAATCCGTGCTGCTAGATGGTGTCGAGCAGTTGTCAGAAGCTAACGACGGTGAAGAATATGTTCTGACATTGGGAAAAATACATGCTGATTATCAGGTTCAGGCAGTATTCAAAGATAAAGTGACATACAATGTGAACCTGATAATCAGCGAAGGTGGAGGTTCCAAGCCTGGAGATGGGACGCATAGAATTGTCGAGGGTGAGAACTGGTCGGTTTCATTTTATCCATATGATGGATACGATATATCAGATGTGAAATTAGATGGGGTTTCGCTCGGAGTACTCGATGAGCTATTGATAGAAAGGATAGCTAGTAATCATGAGATCGAGGTATTCTTCGAAGAACAAGGATTTACCATTGTGTCAACGGCAGGGGATCACGGGACTATTAATCCTGAGGGAGCCCATTTTTATCGAATTGGTTCTGAAGTCACTTATACTTTTGAGCCGGAGGCTGGATACGAAATATCGGATGTTCAGATCGATGGCATATCCAAAGGAGCAAAGGCGGCATATAAGTTTGTTAATATTAGCTCTGATAGAAGTATACATGTGGAGTTCAAAGAAATCAAGATGTACAGTATTGTGGCGAGTAGTGGTGCTAATGGTAGCATTTCTCCATCTGGTGAAAGTTGGTTTGAATTGGGTGAATCTGTGAGCTATAGCATCATGCCAGATCTTGGATATGAAATTTTAGATGTAATGTTAGATGGTATTTCTCAAGGACCTGTAGACAAATTAACTTTTGAATCCATAGATCGTGATCATAGTATTGAAGCTAGTTTCGGTTTGATTTTAGGAATCGGCGATGAGGCGAGCCCAATTAGTGTCTATCCTAACCCAAGTACAGGTGATTTTAATCTGAATACGGCTCGGGGGATCAACCAAATAGAAATTTATGATCTGAATGGACGTAGAGTCGAATTCAGTCATTCATTGGATAACAAACACATAAATGTCCGAGGGATGGATCAGGTTCAGGGAATATTGATTCTCACCATCCATTTGGATGATGGTGAGATCACAAGAGAAAGAATCATCATTAGCAGATAGTTTTTATACGATGGATGTAGATAGGAATAAAGAACAGGAAAAATAATCATTAACGAGATATGACAGTAGGAATAGGCGTAGATGTAGGTGGGACACATATAGCATGCTGCGGAGTAAATTTGGAGACAGGGGAGTTGATAAAAGAATCGTACAATTCAGTACATGTTGATAGTAAGGCCACAAAGAATGAAATTTTTGAAGCTTGGGCGAGGCCCATTAATTCAACTTATGCGACACTCATCAATGATCACGAGATTGAAGGAGTCGGGTTTGGGATGCCTGGAGCATTTAATTATCGTCGAGGAATTGGCCTCTTCAAAGGGAATGACAAATATGAGAGTCTTTACAAGGTCAATGTAGCCAAAGAATTTTTGGAGTATTTGCCTAGTCCAGCACTTAACATTCGTTTTATAAATGATGCCACTGCTTTTGCAGTGGGCAGCTCGTGGATGGGACAAATAGGCTATGGTAAAAGGTCAATTTCCATCACACTAGGGACGGGATTTGGGTCATCATTTATAGAAGATTTTGCCCCTGTTGTATCCGGAGATGAAGTGCCCCAGTTTGGTTGCATGTGGCATCTACCATTCAAAGAAGGTAGAGCGGATGAATACTTTTCTACCCGTTGGTTTGTGAATACTTATGAAAAGATAACTGGCAAAAGGTTGAAGGGCGTGAAGGAAATCATAGAGCTGGGAGAAGAAAAGTTGG
This is a stretch of genomic DNA from Reichenbachiella ulvae. It encodes these proteins:
- a CDS encoding ROK family protein, giving the protein MTVGIGVDVGGTHIACCGVNLETGELIKESYNSVHVDSKATKNEIFEAWARPINSTYATLINDHEIEGVGFGMPGAFNYRRGIGLFKGNDKYESLYKVNVAKEFLEYLPSPALNIRFINDATAFAVGSSWMGQIGYGKRSISITLGTGFGSSFIEDFAPVVSGDEVPQFGCMWHLPFKEGRADEYFSTRWFVNTYEKITGKRLKGVKEIIELGEEKLVHELFSDFADNLAEFLMPWLKKFAPDLLIVGGNISRAWSRIEPRLLEHFNAKNIGINIEISQLMQDAAISGSARLLVESYWRTVKDDLPEN